In uncultured Bacteroides sp., the following proteins share a genomic window:
- a CDS encoding glycoside hydrolase family 97 protein: MRKAFLFLFLICSALMARAESIKSPNGNLELNFVVKEGIPTYQLTYKNKPVIKESKLGLELKEEPSLLKGFTLTKAETSTFDENWNPVWGEVKTIRNNYNELAVTLTQQEADRYIVVRFRLYNDGLGFRYEFPQQKNFNYFVIKEERTQFAMAGDHKAFWLPGDYDTQEYSTTTSDLSEIRGKMKTAITPNSSQTPFSPTGVQTPLMMKSKDGLYINIHEAALVDYSCMHLNLDDKNMIFESWLTPDAIGDKGYLQTPCQSPWRTIIVSDDARDILASKTILNLNDPCKYTDTSWIKPVKYVGVWWEMITGKSTWSYTDLPAVKLGITDYSKTIPNGKHGANTAHVKEYIDFAAKHGFDAVLVEGWNEGWEDWFGKTKDYVFDFVTPYPDFDVQELHRYAASKGIKMMMHHETSASVRNYERHLDKAYQFMVDNGYNAVKSGYVGNIIPRGEYHYGQWMVNHYQYAVTKAAEYKIMVNGHEAVRPTGLCRTYPNLIGNESARGTEYEAFGGNNPDHTTILPFTRLMGGPMDYTPGILDTRISFLSGKHSFVHSTLVRQLALYVTMYSPLQMAADLPESYNKYLDAFQFIKDVAVDWDSSKYLEAEPGDYITVARKAKGTNNWFVGNTSDENGHVSNLSFSFLDPDKKYIATIYSDAADAHYEKNPSAYTIKKVVVTNKSKTTLKAAPGGGYAISIIEAKDAKELKGLKKL, encoded by the coding sequence ATGAGAAAAGCATTTTTATTTCTGTTCTTAATCTGCTCGGCTTTAATGGCCAGGGCAGAATCAATAAAGTCTCCAAATGGAAATCTGGAACTAAACTTTGTTGTTAAAGAAGGAATACCTACTTATCAGCTGACTTACAAGAATAAGCCGGTTATTAAGGAGAGTAAGCTGGGATTGGAACTGAAGGAAGAACCAAGCCTTTTGAAGGGCTTCACCTTAACCAAAGCTGAGACAAGCACTTTTGATGAAAACTGGAATCCGGTTTGGGGCGAAGTGAAAACCATTCGCAATAACTATAATGAACTGGCCGTTACGTTAACTCAGCAGGAAGCTGACCGTTATATTGTAGTTCGCTTTCGTTTGTATAACGACGGATTGGGCTTCCGTTATGAATTCCCTCAGCAGAAGAATTTCAATTACTTTGTGATCAAGGAAGAAAGAACTCAGTTTGCTATGGCTGGAGATCATAAAGCTTTCTGGTTGCCGGGAGATTATGACACACAGGAATATAGCACTACAACCTCTGATCTTTCTGAAATTCGTGGAAAGATGAAAACGGCTATTACTCCTAATTCTTCTCAAACACCATTCTCGCCAACAGGAGTGCAGACTCCGTTGATGATGAAGAGCAAAGACGGACTTTATATCAATATTCATGAGGCTGCTTTGGTAGATTACTCTTGCATGCACCTGAATCTGGATGATAAAAATATGATTTTTGAGTCATGGCTTACTCCTGACGCTATTGGCGACAAAGGATATCTGCAGACTCCTTGCCAGTCGCCTTGGCGTACTATTATCGTTAGTGATGATGCGCGAGATATTTTGGCTTCCAAAACAATCCTGAATCTGAATGATCCTTGCAAGTATACAGATACTTCCTGGATTAAGCCTGTGAAGTATGTAGGCGTATGGTGGGAAATGATTACCGGAAAAAGTACCTGGTCATATACCGACCTTCCGGCAGTGAAACTTGGTATCACCGATTATTCAAAGACTATCCCTAATGGCAAACATGGAGCAAACACTGCACATGTGAAAGAGTATATTGATTTTGCCGCAAAGCATGGCTTTGATGCCGTACTTGTAGAAGGCTGGAATGAAGGCTGGGAAGACTGGTTTGGCAAAACAAAAGATTATGTATTTGATTTCGTTACTCCATATCCCGATTTTGATGTACAGGAATTGCACCGATATGCTGCCAGCAAAGGAATAAAGATGATGATGCATCACGAAACTTCGGCTTCGGTTCGCAATTATGAGCGTCATCTTGATAAAGCTTATCAGTTTATGGTGGACAATGGTTATAATGCAGTAAAGAGTGGTTATGTAGGTAACATCATCCCTCGCGGAGAATACCATTATGGTCAGTGGATGGTAAACCACTATCAATATGCTGTAACTAAGGCTGCGGAGTATAAGATTATGGTAAATGGTCATGAAGCTGTTCGTCCAACCGGACTTTGCCGTACATATCCTAACCTTATTGGTAATGAATCAGCCCGCGGAACAGAATACGAAGCTTTTGGAGGGAACAATCCCGATCATACCACAATCCTTCCATTCACTCGTCTGATGGGTGGTCCTATGGATTACACTCCCGGCATTCTGGATACAAGGATTAGCTTCCTTTCGGGTAAGCACTCTTTTGTACACAGTACACTGGTTCGCCAGCTGGCACTTTATGTAACAATGTATAGTCCACTGCAAATGGCTGCCGATCTTCCTGAAAGTTATAATAAGTATCTGGATGCATTCCAGTTTATTAAAGACGTAGCAGTAGACTGGGATAGCAGTAAGTATCTGGAGGCAGAACCGGGAGACTATATCACAGTAGCCCGTAAAGCTAAAGGAACAAACAACTGGTTTGTAGGAAATACAAGTGATGAGAACGGACATGTGTCCAACTTATCGTTCAGCTTCCTTGATCCTGATAAAAAGTACATTGCAACAATTTATAGTGATGCAGCCGATGCTCATTACGAAAAGAATCCTTCAGCCTATACCATTAAGAAAGTAGTGGTAACTAACAAATCTAAAACAACATTGAAGGCTGCTCCCGGTGGAGGTTATGCTATTAGCATTATCGAAGCAAAGGATGCAAAAGAGCTGAAAGGCTTGAAGAAGTTGTAA
- a CDS encoding YbbC/YhhH family protein, producing MKYLCAVILVLATLISCKKNYKEVDQKESNISIAKDWVKVDSAYAEFRSRNIEPSNLVTRDIVPNEETAMKIAEVILYSIYGQKIYSSRPYCIELKNGIWIIEGTLPKNYQGGVPYIEIQKKDGKILKVMHGK from the coding sequence ATGAAATACCTATGTGCCGTTATCCTTGTTTTAGCAACATTAATTTCTTGTAAGAAGAACTACAAAGAAGTTGATCAAAAAGAAAGTAATATATCAATTGCTAAGGATTGGGTAAAAGTTGATTCTGCCTATGCTGAATTTCGATCGAGAAATATTGAACCAAGCAACCTTGTGACAAGAGATATAGTTCCCAATGAAGAAACTGCGATGAAAATAGCTGAGGTAATATTGTATTCTATTTATGGTCAGAAGATTTATAGTAGCAGACCATATTGTATTGAGCTAAAGAATGGCATATGGATTATTGAAGGAACGCTTCCTAAAAATTATCAAGGAGGAGTTCCTTATATAGAAATTCAGAAAAAGGATGGAAAGATACTAAAGGTTATGCATGGCAAATAA